Below is a genomic region from Kryptolebias marmoratus isolate JLee-2015 linkage group LG12, ASM164957v2, whole genome shotgun sequence.
ttcgtCAAATGATTATTTACTAAGAATTTTGTTCAGATCTGGCtactggtttgtgagatatcttgctaacggacagataaacaaaaacacacagacacagataatTAGATGATCGCCCGCCTGTTGTGGCGCTAGCCACTAACAGTGTCATATTTACCGGTGAAAAGGGCAGGACCTTCATTCTTATCTTTCAGACTGCTGTTTATTTAATagatctgattaaaaaaaagctgtttgtggACGTAAACTATCAGTGACTTTATGCGTGTGACTGCATTCACAATGAGGCTTTAATAAACACAGTAATAGGATGTTTACTTATTCACATCAGGCCTCAGAGCTAAATCACTTCAGTTACAGGCCCTGATTTATAATAACTTGACTCTGTCGACTTCCAGCTTAATGGCACAAactaccctttttttttatttttagccgcGGTCTTATCAGAGCAAATACATTCCCATCACATCGTTGGGACCTTAGCAGATAAGTGAGAGATTTACAGTAAATACTTTCAGCAGTTTTCCTTACGAGAGAGGAAGGGAGAAAAGTGCTGAGGTAAATATTTGACTTCAGCACCCACGATACTGTGTTGACTTGagtctttcctgttttttggcTCCTTGTCGCAGTTTGATTTGGAACTGGAAGGTCTGCTTTTGTTCTGCGTCCTCCGTTTAGTTTTACAGAGTTTTGAACAGGATTTTAAAGTCTGTCCGATTGTACGATCACAAACATTTCTCATGGGTTTTTGGCTCCGCCTCACTTCAGCGATCCACCCTCATAGGtgttgaataataataatttgtcacCGTTTTCACTCtggtttatatttaatttaattatatttaatcGTGGCTGTGCTGCAGACACTTCAGTATGCTCTGTATTAACCCTTTATGTGTCCTCTCAGGCCCAGTACTACGGGGTGATCAGTATTGGCAGTCCTCCGCAGGAGTTCACCGTGCTGTTTGACACCGGCTCCTCCAACCTCTGGGTCCCCTCCATTCACTGCTCCTTCTTTGATGTGGCCTGCTGTGAGTTGGCTCCTCCACCCATGACAATAAGCTTGCACCATTTTTTAGCGACTCTGTTGTAATTTAGTCTTAACTTAGTCCTTTCATGCAGAGGTTGCAATTTAACGACTTCATCTCGCTGCATCTCTTAGAAATCTGCTCTCATCggtctcagttttaaaacaaaccctgGCTTCCTCTGACTTTGACCTAAGTTTTGATTGTCGTCTCTGTTTTTAGGGGTTCATCACAAGTACGACTCAAAGAAGTCGAGCACGTACGTTAAGAACGGCACCGAGTTCTCGATCCGGTACGGCACAGGCAGCTTGTCTGGTTTCATCAGCGAGGACACCGTCAGCGTGAGTTTCACACGCTACCAATCACATCagtatagtttatttatttattaattgatTTCCCCATCGATGACCCTGTTCACTCCCGTTCCCTCTGCTGGCAGATCGCAGGCCTGTCGGTGACCAAGCAGCAGTTCGGCGAAGCTGTGAAGCAGCCCGGCATCACCTTCGTCGTCGCCCGGTTTGACGGCGTCCTGGGGATGGCGTACCCCTCCATCTCGGCGGCTAAGGTCACCCCTGTGTTTGACACGGCTATGGCCGAAAAGCTGCTGCCCCAGAACATTTTCTCCGTTTATATTAACAGGTTGGTTTCAGAAGGAGCAGAACAACTAACAGCCCAGCCGCTGTTCTGGATTCAGTCGTTAAGGAAGCTGCTACAGTCTTGGTTCTTCTGCTAACGCAGTCGTTTTTTCTGACTGTGTCTCTCAGAGACCCAGCAGGAGCAGTAGGAGGAGAGCTGGTCCTGGGTGGGACCGACCCACAGTACTACACTGGAGACCTACACTATTTTAACGTGACAAGGAAGGCCTACTGGCAGATCGGTATGGacaggtgaggaaaaaaaaacggagTAGTCTGGGTTGACAGTCTTGTGTCTCGTCTTTGAAATGTGCATGAAATGGGCTTAAAGGGATAGTGTAATTGCTGGTAAACGGGCCGTCGTTTGGCTAGCCTTTAGCCTAGCTTGGTAGCCTGTAAGGAGACATTTGCCCTCTTTCTCTATCCTCCGTGCTCTGACTCATGTCTCTGCTTAGAAGGTGCTGACTActaataactatttgacagagcATCACTTCATAAGTGACCAGACTGTTCCcggatgttaaaaaaaatggtcgCTATGGTTTTTGGTTTAGTCTTTTCCCGGTCTTGTGTGTTTCCTGCCGTACCCCGACATTAAAATTTCTTCTTCTCCGACCTCCTCCGCAGAGTGAATGTGGGAGATCAGCTGACTGTTTGCAAAGCCGGTTGCCAGGCGATCGTTGACACGGGGACGTCCCTGATCGTCGGTCCCTCGGAGGAAGTCAAAGCACTCCAAAAAGCCATCGGAGCTCTGCCCCTGGTGATGGGAGAGGTACGCCTGCAACCCGTTTCTAGAAGCTTCTCGACTGTTCCTATTGATGTTTCAGTTAACGCAGGGATGTTTTCTGCCTCCCTGTAGTACTTCGTGGACTGTGCGAAGATCCCAACTCTTCCTGTTATTTCATTCACCATCGGAGGGAAGGTGTTTACCCTGACTGGGAATGATTATATCCTGAAGGTATTAACGAATGTTGGTCAATACTCCACAAAAATACAGTTCCAACCCTTTTTAAATAGTAGTCTGCGTTTTTGCCTGACTAAAATCTGGCGCCTCTTCTCTTCGTCGCAGGAGACCCAGATGGGTAAGACCATCTGTCTGTCCGGCTTCATGGCCATGGATATCCCGCCTCCTGCTGGGCCCCTTTGGATCCTGGGAGACGTGTTCATCGGGAAGTACTACAGCGTCTTCGACAGGAACGCCGATCGAGTCGGGTTCGCCACCGCCAAGTAGAAAACGGGATACGTCGAAATAACGAGGCATTGTGCGAATCTCTTCTCGTGTGGCAGTTTGACTAAAAAAAGGTGGTTTAATCACAGTCAGGGCTGGTACTATCACTTTTGGCTTTTTCAGTTTTCCAAAACGGGTTTGAAGGTTAAACACGAACCATTATATCGCCACTGTTAACGTGTTCTGCTACTGATccaatgacttgtttttttctgtttgtgaatttgCTCGATATTAATGATGTTTaatatttcatatatttcagatttcaactatgcattttatttccagtttaaCCTTTGcaataaagattaataaaacatgctttttgttttagggaatagtttggacattttgaagtggggctctgggacttgcctggttaaataaaggttaataaataaatagtatcttacctgttgcaggtagttctttaaaaagcttcagtttggagaaataatttaattcctaccagattaatgagctaacagctaattcTGACATGGCCGAGACTGGAGCATGCTGCCGTTAACTTCAGATTACACAAATATTTTGGCAAAATGAGGATTCttcaggaagtgctacagctagctgcctcTGTGTtacttgcaaaaaaaacattaaatctgtgtaaatcaaagtaaaatttCTTAAAGGAATCCATATCACTTTTGCATGCCAAATGTTTAGATAAAAATCTTCTGAAGTCGaactattcctccaaactgaggtggttctatctgcagcaggtaagatatttattgttaagattttattttattatttttttccccacagaccTCTACTTCAGAAcgtctgaactattgctttaaacaaaccacatttctagtttttaataagaaaaatcaCTGCAGCTGATTTCTGTACAATAAAAGTGTCTGCTTAGGCGAACCTGTTAccaaaatgtgaacaaat
It encodes:
- the napsa gene encoding napsin-A: MKRLRLLCVFGALLVAQCAAIVRVPLYKTRTLRRLMSDNGRSLAKLRALAQSSGAPNSAPSPVLPVERLTNYMDAQYYGVISIGSPPQEFTVLFDTGSSNLWVPSIHCSFFDVACWVHHKYDSKKSSTYVKNGTEFSIRYGTGSLSGFISEDTVSIAGLSVTKQQFGEAVKQPGITFVVARFDGVLGMAYPSISAAKVTPVFDTAMAEKLLPQNIFSVYINRDPAGAVGGELVLGGTDPQYYTGDLHYFNVTRKAYWQIGMDRVNVGDQLTVCKAGCQAIVDTGTSLIVGPSEEVKALQKAIGALPLVMGEYFVDCAKIPTLPVISFTIGGKVFTLTGNDYILKETQMGKTICLSGFMAMDIPPPAGPLWILGDVFIGKYYSVFDRNADRVGFATAK